The Antedon mediterranea chromosome 7, ecAntMedi1.1, whole genome shotgun sequence genome has a segment encoding these proteins:
- the LOC140055393 gene encoding sulfotransferase 1C2A-like → MNTYWWSQRKQKNVLFVKYEEMHQDLSSVILKVSKFLGWPVPDGKLADIVLQCSFDSMKSNRKVNFSEHPLMNIESYPFMRKGIVGDWIHYFTKTQTEKFDELYEQKILAFSLSI, encoded by the exons ATGAATACTTACTGGTGGAGTCAACGTAAAcagaaaaatgttttgtttgtcaAGTATGAAGAAATGCATCAG GATCTTTCTAGTGTTATTTTGAAAGTATCCAAGTTTCTGGGTTGGCCAGTTCCAGATGGAAAACTTGCTGACATCGTTCTCCAATGTTCATTTGACTCAATGAAATCAAATCGTAAAGTGAACTTTTCAGAACATCCTTTGATGAACATTGAATCGTATCCATTTATGAGGAAAG gaatAGTTGGAGATTGGATACATTACTTTACAAAGACTCAAACCGAAAAATTTGATGAACTTTACGAACAAAAAATACTGGCCTTCAGTTTGAGTATATAA